A portion of the Misgurnus anguillicaudatus chromosome 16, ASM2758022v2, whole genome shotgun sequence genome contains these proteins:
- the LOC129422344 gene encoding uncharacterized protein, translated as MGEFEITLLSICIHILTLGIEVSETCTLAECPICYSNISDFNVTVTATPNPADRWNNVNVKCFHNLTNANISIVWIKNNIPIEENNNETLLIPRITEVVNVTCQISTICGNFSDSETITLTTDNSTVVILVCVAAAFGLLLIFGIVMKITQRSGQVRREARKRQREQHIQNIHSTATVTTNYW; from the exons ATGGGAGAGTTTGAAATAACGCTGCTCAGCATCTGTATTCATATCT TAACTTTAGGCATTGAAGTGTCTGAAACATGCACACTGGCTGAATGCCCGATTTGTTATAGTAATATTTCAG ATTTCAATGTGACTGTGACTGCAACTCCTAATCCAGCTGATAGATGGAAtaatgtaaatgtgaaatgCTTTCATAACCTCACCAATGCTAATATTTCGATCGTGTGGATTAAGAACAACATTCCAATAGAGGAAAATAATAACGAAACACTTCTGATTCCAAGAATTACAGAAGTGGTGAACGTCACCTGTCAGATCAGCACCATTTGTGGAAATTTCTCTGATAGTGAAACAATAACTCTAACAA CTGATAATAGTACAGTGGTTATATTGGTTTGTGTTGCGGCAGCTTTTGGTCTCCTACTCATTTTTGGAATAGTCATGAAGATCACCCAGAGGAGTGGACAAG TTCGGAGAGAGGCCAGGAAGAGACAAAGAGAGCAGCATATTCAGAACATCCACAGCACTGCCACAGTCACCACCAACTACTGGTGA